TCGCTTCCCTTGAGGTGAGCTATTGCTTGGCGGAGACAAATTTATGAAGACATTCTCAATACTTTTTTCTTCCAAACAACTTTCTGTGATTGAAAATTGACTGTCAATTCCTGGTGATTTCTTAAAAATGtcaacattttcttttgaaaatgtgtAATCTTCCCTAGGTGAACTTGTGATACATTCCCTGCCAGCACCTTTCTCTGGGGTGCTGGAACCTTCATCAGACTGTGTAAAAGTGCCACTGTGTCCTGAATCTTTGTCAGTGTCTACTGGCTTTGGACTCATACTGCTATGTATGCATGGAGTTGGTTCCACCATCTCCTGACTGCCACATTCTTTGCCGGAAATTGGTTTGGAGGAGTTTACAAGGCTTGAAGTGCTACAAAATGACCAAGGATTTCTCTGTCTTGGAGAGTCCTGTTTATGAGTTTTCAGAGTCTGAAAACTCTGTTCTGTTGTATGTTGAAGGGAAAATGCTTCTCGTAGTCTGGAAATAgttaatgttcttttttcttctcctttattttgTAGTGAGATGAGATTCTTCTTTTCTGGAAGggttttttccatttctgttgaatacatctttaataaaTTACCTAACACAAGCATGAAGAGAGAACCAATTCAGGGATTCTTCCTTGGAAATTAGAGGATTTAACATTAGTTAAAAACTGAGAGCCTTTGGTTGCCAGGTTTCCCTACCTCTAGGCTAGAAACAATGTAGAGCAGAGGGTCCTGGAGTTGACTTGACTTGAGGTAGCACAAACCCTAAGACCAAACCTGAAAGGGGTAAAGAAGAGACAGCCAGCTCTTCTCCCTAAAAGGGAAGGTTTAGGGACTCATAATCTCCTTCCCttgaatcatttttcttttaggaaCACTCTCTCCAAACTGATTCCAGAAATATCTAGCCtaactctatttttaaaatcatgctAATTATAGTGAATGGGTTTCCATTTATGCCTAATTACAACTTAGTAAAATAATGATTAGTCatatcaataaatgtttaacaagttAACTgtctaaattttatttcattttaacaatCAACTCTGTTTACAACTAATCAAGCTAAATTTTATTGCTCAGAAATACCATCCTTTGTTTGAAACCCTGAGCTTCTGCTTCTTGGAACACAATTGACTCTCCTATATGTACTACATTTAAGGTAACTTGGGACCTTATTATTATAAAGGATATTATAAGATCCAACTAATTCACACAtcaaaaaaggataattttgGTGCTGTGTCAGAACTACTTtaccaatgaaaaaaataaagaacacgtcagaataagaaaaaattttaatagcatttttaataatccttaccttctgtcttagaattaatactaagtattgtgtccaaggcagaagggtgataaggggcaggcaattggggttgagtgacttgtccagcatcaaacagtaaggaagtgtctgaggtcaaatttgaacccaagacctcctgtttcaagacctggctctcaatccactgagccacttagctgacctaagatttttaaaaatacatttatagagcatttttaaaaatacatttataattttcttaccTCCGCTGTCCAATAGTGGCTTCTGGTTTACACTAAGTTTGTTAACACCACTATCAAACATTCCTATCAAAGATGTTTTTAGTACTGCCAACAAAAACTTTTCTTCCTGTAATAAAATTTGTCTTTTGTCTGGGGTTACATTGATATCCACACactctaaaaataaaacaaaacaaaacaaaaaagcatttatttcacttttaattatattttaacaatGATAGAAGTCATGTTCCCCCATTTTATCAGGTTAAAATTGCCAAAAGATGTAACACTTTACAACTTCACTacaaataatacagaaataggctGAGAAGTCATTTTCAAGGAATTAGAAAGtgtattttctctttaaacaaCCCCATTGGATATTTATTACTATACCCTtggtaacaacaataaaaagtcaCCTTTTTCCTAATGAAGTAATTTAGTTTCAATGTGATCATCTAATTATGTTTATACAATAAATTGTTTCCAtagtataaatggagatttgaaccccagtcttcaatccccagaagtccttggtatttcccagaagtccttggtatttcccagaattccctataatctctcctgagtctccacattggcaagttcacaattggtatttaactggcagtaacacctcccaagCTCTCTCTGCCATTACAGTGATGTaggaagtatagtggtaagctaagtgcagggatggtaaatgggctaatcagccatgggcacgtggttttaattttatatcttctttattccttaacttttaatgatccttaataaacctcataaaatataaacttttattattagagatataacttaatttttatatcattcatATTACAgtaatatcatttccttttttccttattggAGTAATATTATCTAAGTTTTAAAGGACTTCagacaataaaacaaatattcattattcattttctgCTATTAATAAGCCATAGCATGAGACACtatggagagacaaagacaagtGGGGTAGAGTCCTTTTCCTGAAGGAGCTTATAAATTGGGAAGGtgaggatggatggagagaggcTATGGCAAGCACACAAATATCTATAgtataaaaaggaatagaaatgcCATAAGAGAGGTATATGAAAAGTATTTCATTATTGAAAAGAGTAAAAGATCAAATCAAATTAGGAGATAAAGTAGAAAGAAATGGAGTGGGATAGGAAAGTCCTAATAAACTGGAAGGATTTCAACAGAAGGAAATATAgctggaggggaaggagaaggcaaTGGCTCATAGACAGGAAATTACAAGGTAGACTCAAGTAAATGAGTAATCCAATTTGGTTGGAAAATAAGGTATAAATTGGGTTCTAGCATGAAATAAAGTTGGAAAGGTAGCTTTGGCTTATATTACAAAAGTTCTTAAACCACAAACAAAGTAATTTGGACCTTCTCTGGTACAAATGGGAAGCTATTGAATGGTTGGTTTGCCGTTTGTTTTTTTCACATTACTTTCTATATCTGAAATGAACTCTCCTTGTCTTTCCAGGCCCAATTCAAATGCCACGCCTCCTCTATTCAATACgcaggaagtcttccctgattccaCTGAGCCAGAAGTTATCCGTGTCTCCTTCATAACATTTTACTTGGAGCTATTGAATTCCAGTttgtattttagttatttttttaacctgtatTATCTCTCCTACTAAAAAGTAAGATCCTTGAGTGCCTGCATCATGCCttatgtgtctctgtctctcctgacACTTAACAAAGTGCCAAAAGCAGAGGCCTTAATAAATATTGGATAACTAAAAGTGAAATTAATTTCTAAGCATGATAGGAACAGGATTAGAAATTGTGTTTTTAGTAGGATTAACCCGTCAGCAAGATGTAGGATGAATTGAAATGGAAATGATAAGAGCAGAAATACCACTTAGGAGGTTATTGTAGCAGCAAAGCCAAGAGCCTGAATCAAAGAGACAGTAGTGAGAACAAAAGTTTTGTTCAGATTTGACAGGCATTGGAACTCACCAGAATCGACTGAGATGTTAAGCACAACAAATGGATACTGGTGCCGATTATATAAATGGTAGACTTCATTCACTATTCTGGAAATCTATAGAAAGAATAAAGTTTAAtaatggttataaatattttgttttcttttatattatagtAACATGTTACTCTAGTCAATCAAAACAATCTTAGAACTACAAAATATTAGAGCTTGAAGaatccttagagatcatctttttttttttcttaaaccttccatcttggagtcaatactgtgtatttgctccaaggcagaagagtggtgagggctaggcaatggaggtcaagtgacttgtccagggtcacacagctggggttAGAGATCATCTTATTTAAAAGACTGCAAACTATTACCTATGAGTCAAATCCAGCCCTCTCCCTATTCTGGAACAGCCAACAGGTCAAATCTGGCATGATGCCTGCTTTTGTATGGCCCATAAGCTAAGaatgtttttacattttacagaatttaacattatttttaagtGTAAAAAAATATCCTTAGCTCCTAGATCAAGCCAAAACTGGTGGTGGATTGAATATGGCCTCCTATCTGCCAGGTCCTGAATTAGTCTCAGATTCTTATTTTATACAAGAGGAACTGAGGgtccagaaaaattaaaatgatagatttttttggaaaatacTATTTTCCAATGATGAAtactaaaatgaaatgaaacaataaaCATTTGTGCTGTGAGCACTAGAATAAATAAATTTCTAGATCTTtacatttacttatttaaaataaaCTCACTATGTCCCAGAGTTTCAGTAAGATACAGACACTATATACACACAACCGGAAAATAGttaagaaattatataaaaatatcttttcttttttttttttaaacattcttaaCCTCAATGACCAGGGAAGCCTGATCTCAGGAGTAAGAGGTCAGCTCAGAAACTCAGGTGCCTCAAAGTAAAGACCAGGAAGGGTTAACTGCCCAACCAAAAATGCAACAAAGGGCAGAGCCTAACCCTAATACAAAGGACCAATTCAGAAACTAAAGGGGAAAATgagtaaatcaaagaaaacattaaCTACTATAAAAATTTATTGCAAATCTAGAGATCtctccaaggaaaaaaataactccaTAGTAACTGCAAACAgagacttaaaggaaaaaattggttttcctttacattacattactttaATAActataagaagaaatgaaaggagagataaaaaattaaataaaagctcTGGAGGGCTCAGAAGAAAAAGTGGTAAGCCTTACCCAAGAAATGGAATCTCTGAGAATGCCAATAAACCAAACAAggcaacaaaaatttattagaaatttaCTTTATACaggtagttttcaaaggaagaaataaaaactatcaaaaattgctctaaatcattaatagagagatgtaaattaaaacaactttgagatatacaacctcacacctatcagattgactaagatGATACAATACTCAAAAAAGCAGGTGATGAAGCATGAAGCTTGCCTTCTTACAGAGGATAAACACAAGGTGCAGAAAGAGAAATATACTTTTGAACATGGCCACCATGTAGTTTTGCTCTTGTTGTCTAtgtgtatttgttacaaggattttttaTTCCTCTTCCCCCAAGTTTTTACTGAGTGGGACGGGATCAAGAGGTTAGTAACAgtgattcaaaaagaaaataaagtcactgtaatattttttaaatgcacagaagaggACAGAAGGAAGTTTGAAGTAGGTTAGCTCTGAAAGTAATgagtagaatttattatataaatacatatgcataagaGGAGTATGAAAAAGCATGTATTAAATacagatttatgatttcatataGAATCAACTTTTTGTGTCCTGCTCTGTGTGGCAATGCTCCTTTTTCAGTGTTTAagtacagaattttttttctttaaatagagACTGCCTTGGGAAACCATagtatttataaaattagaattcCTCAAAAGTATAGAAGATGGTCACTTGTCAAGAATGTCATAAAGAAGTTGGAGGCAGCATGTGGTACAAAACAAAGACCACTCActggttttagaatcagagatcctggattcaaatttcaacTCTGAAGCATATAATCTTCATGAGTTTGCACTAATCAATTAACCTActggggtctcagtttcttcatctataaaatgagaaagatggactagatggtctttgagggCCAATCCAAGTCTAGATTTAtgatctaataaataaataatgtccCAACTCTAAATGAAATGATGTGAAAGTTTAGTATACAATTGTCCCTTGCTATATCTTAGTTCACTTACTGTGGCTTCACTGTATCTATcgcaggtttaaaaaaaaatctaattctgtattgtggagttCTTGCAGTACTGTACACAATGAAAATGCAGTTTGCTACTACCACTTGTGCAAGGTTGCCATTGTGCACAGTACACTATTGGCTGAAAGGCGACCAACCatagtgctgtgttctgtatccggGGCGCTGACTGGCTCTGTTTATGAGAGCATGGGAAAGGTTAATAAAAGTGTGGAAAAGATTtatagaagagtgggaagggtttataaagtcttaaaatatatatgtgtatatatatatatatataaaaattataaaataaacataacgCTGCTatttcatggattttcacctgtcatggggggtgggggggtgtccTCTGGAATGGACTCCCATGATAGGTAAGGGATCACTGTagttccattttaattttcattagtaattaatataaatatataatagcaGTATAGTGTATATAGAAAAGTACAGAACTTTGTCTCTCTAGCCTTAACTtctctttttgtaaaatgaatataatacacTGGCTACTTCAAAGGGATGTTGTGGGGAAAgtactctgtaaaccttaaaatgatatTGAAAAGCTAACTGTAGAGGATCTCTAGAAGAATGCAAATCCTTATAATGGATGACATGGAATGAAATTTCTGGATAGTTACAATAGGCAGTTTATAGGGAATTTACTATATCAGAACTTTTGAATATCAAAAGTGACATAAAATACCgagtggggaaaaaagaggaattaaaggcaaatatacatacatttacatacacatatgtgtaaaattataagtatatgtgtatacaaacacacataaaaAACCAGTATCTGCTAGTAATTTTACCTTTGCAGGATCACAAGGCCGTTGATTGATAAAGAAAAACTGTCTTTCTGTTGTACTCCTTCCAACACCATGGTCAGAACGGGAAACAAAACCTGAAatactattttatattaatatgataAGGGTTGGGATCCAGAATACAGAGAGTAATTAGTCAACATATATTCagtttgacaaatatttattagatatttagTAAGTGCAAAATatggttatattatatatatataatatatatattatatattataataattttaaaatgtttttaaaagttcccaGTTTCCTCCCTTCCCATTTTCCCCTCCTCTAAATCTAGTGAAATGTTATAGATAAACTCTATTCTTCTTGGAAAAACAGGAAACAAACTGCTTCTAGTAATTCTATAAGATTTGCATTATATATCTtatttactcataattttatttGGTTCCCTTCTCATCTGTTCTATTCACCTCCAAAATATACTCACATTCCCAATGCTTCTAGCtactaaaaaaattttattcaagCCTATCTTCCAGAGttacttttatttcatctttagcAAATAACTTTATCACATTAATGCAATAACTGTTAATtagttatttgtgtttttaatagaaataccaaaggaaatgtttaatgacagaattttatatattaatgtgAAATTAAATTCATTAGCCTATCATTAATTGattttcatgttccatatcaatCTCAACAGATAATTTCATCTCTTACTCTAGTGAAAGAACTGAGACCATCATTTACTCTCAACTTCTTTCATTTCAAAATGTCTATATCTTTAACCaccattttttatttccctcctaTCTCGGAAAAAAATATAAGTCTACTTCCTATTCAAGGATAACCCTTCTACTTTTGTCCTTGATCCCATTCCCTCTTGGCTCTCTAGGATCTTGTTTCATTAATTACTTCCCTCTCTTAAATTAttaatatcttctttctttgGTTCTTTACTATTCACCCATATAAGCACACTTAGGGACTGCAATCACCAAAACTAAACCAATTTTCTTCCCTATCCAAACTCTCTTTTGAATCTTTCTTATAAACTTTGTATTCTGTGCCTGGgcggagggggtgggggggggggggatgactcATTAGTGCAGAACTGAGCTGTGGTTTGAAAAGGATTCTGacccataaaatatataaaccctGTGATATCTCACTGGgagaatccagagaaagaatcctGTTCTTCCAGCCCAACCCTTACTATATGATTTTgcttatctttttctcttcttggcaaagacgTAAGGCATAACAAAGGTAGAGTGCTACATTCAGGCTGAAGAAGTCTCTGTAGCAGTTGatgttttctttgttacaaggcaaagttcaaatttaaaagatttaagaTTTATAATCAACACAGTAGCCAACATGATTCCATGAGGCCTATTACCCATCCTGACAGAGAGATGGACTCAGGATGTAAAATGAGACAGCTATTTTCTGGACATgtccaatgtgggaatttgttctgcttgactatgcatatttgttaaaagagttttgtttccttttttttttcaaggcaggtagaggtaaaagggagagaaaatacctttttattaactgaaaaaaatctaatttagtTTAAAACAAAGCAATTCCAAGGAGGTGGAAGATAGTGATTCATGTATCTATATACAGAAATTGCtatgatatagaaaaaaaaggcatcaataaaacttattttcaaaagaaataagttTGAGTTTGAGGAAAGACCGGAATATtcaagcaaaaaagaaatcaaacatgtTATAAAACCACTTGTACATTCTTCTgttattctaaaataattctgtTAGTAAATGTTATATatgacaatatattttaaaattctcttaatcATTTATTACTTAAAACATTCACTGAGGCTATAAAATCAGGAGAAAAACTGAATATATGCCAAATTATATAGGACAAAGAAACTTCTTTTACTTCTGTTCATGTTTATAGTTAAACATCTAGTTCCTTATAGCATtttccttaaattctttcctcaGCAGCAATATCACTGACAATTTTATACAATTCCCAAATCATTATTTTGCCCTTGAAAAACctaattaaataacaaaaaagggaATCAACTAGGAAAAGATTTTTAGTTACTTACTTACCTAAAGAGATTATGTAGTGCATCATTACAGTTAATACCAAACTCTTCACAAATTGATTCACTAGGGGGCAGCTGCACAAAGGGAATGAGGCTTTGCAActgaaagaaatcaaagttcATTGTTAGCTTTATGATTTATTTATGAAACAGCATTggggttttttaaccctttttcttcctctctaaagTTTTATTAAACTATGTTAAGAAAACAAGGAAACTTACAAACAGTGATTCTAATCATACTCCTGAGAAATAgttgaaaaactggaaaattcAGGCCATTGCATTTACTGGACAAACAAAATTTCTGAGTAGGAACAGAAAGATATGGTTTTCTTTATATCAAGAAAGGACAAAATAGCTTTTTGTTTTCCCAAACAAGCAATGATTCTAATTCAACTAATCTGAGTAGGAGATGTGTAAGAATATTAAAttgctagaatttttttttaaaaaacactgatTCCAAAAGGGCAAAAAAAACCTACCACAACTGTAGGAGTCAGCAACAATATAACTTGCTGGGCAATTATTACCTGTTTTTGTCCAAACACTGCtccaatattttcctttattgtagAATTTCCATTTGTGCCTACAATAGTCTGTCGTTTTCCTTGTCCAATCTGATTGGTGCAGTTTATTCGAATACCTGTTGAAATGATACAGTATGCTTGTAATACCTGTACCATTTTGGTGAACTCCTggttaaaaacaaagaacaaaaagagcaaaaaaaatctCTCAATCACTTATAG
The window above is part of the Monodelphis domestica isolate mMonDom1 chromosome 7, mMonDom1.pri, whole genome shotgun sequence genome. Proteins encoded here:
- the PMS2 gene encoding mismatch repair endonuclease PMS2 isoform X3 codes for the protein MMHYIISLGFVSRSDHGVGRSTTERQFFFINQRPCDPAKISRIVNEVYHLYNRHQYPFVVLNISVDSECVDINVTPDKRQILLQEEKFLLAVLKTSLIGMFDSGVNKLSVNQKPLLDSGGNLLKMYSTEMEKTLPEKKNLISLQNKGEEKRTLTISRLREAFSLQHTTEQSFQTLKTHKQDSPRQRNPWSFCSTSSLVNSSKPISGKECGSQEMVEPTPCIHSSMSPKPVDTDKDSGHSGTFTQSDEGSSTPEKGAGRECITSSPREDYTFSKENVDIFKKSPGIDSQFSITESCLEEKSIENVFINLSPPSNSSPQGKRFKKEVSSLNFSVPPKVMNAEELSASQVDIAIKVTKKEVPLDFSMISLTKRIQQLQQQEQQRVKAQNYRRFRAKISPGENQAAEDELRKEISKDMFAEMEIIGQFNLGFIITKLNEDLFIIDQHATDEKYNFEMLQLHTVLQGQRLIMPQTLNLTAVNEAILIENLEIFRKNGFDFIIDEHAPVTERVKLISLPTSKNWTFGPQDIDEMIFMLSDCPGVMCRPSRVRQMFASRACRKSVMIGTALNKNEMKKLITHMGEIEHPWNCPHGRPTMRHIASLNIISQD
- the PMS2 gene encoding mismatch repair endonuclease PMS2 isoform X2, which encodes MISTCHKSATIGTRLVFDHNGKIVQKIPYPRPQGTTVSVQQLFSTLPVRYKEFQRNIKKEFTKMVQVLQAYCIISTGIRINCTNQIGQGKRQTIVGTNGNSTIKENIGAVFGQKQLQSLIPFVQLPPSESICEEFGINCNDALHNLFSISGFVSRSDHGVGRSTTERQFFFINQRPCDPAKISRIVNEVYHLYNRHQYPFVVLNISVDSECVDINVTPDKRQILLQEEKFLLAVLKTSLIGMFDSGVNKLSVNQKPLLDSGGNLLKMYSTEMEKTLPEKKNLISLQNKGEEKRTLTISRLREAFSLQHTTEQSFQTLKTHKQDSPRQRNPWSFCSTSSLVNSSKPISGKECGSQEMVEPTPCIHSSMSPKPVDTDKDSGHSGTFTQSDEGSSTPEKGAGRECITSSPREDYTFSKENVDIFKKSPGIDSQFSITESCLEEKSIENVFINLSPPSNSSPQGKRFKKEVSSLNFSVPPKVMNAEELSASQVDIAIKVTKKEVPLDFSMISLTKRIQQLQQQEQQRVKAQNYRRFRAKISPGENQAAEDELRKEISKDMFAEMEIIGQFNLGFIITKLNEDLFIIDQHATDEKYNFEMLQLHTVLQGQRLIMPQTLNLTAVNEAILIENLEIFRKNGFDFIIDEHAPVTERVKLISLPTSKNWTFGPQDIDEMIFMLSDCPGVMCRPSRVRQMFASRACRKSVMIGTALNKNEMKKLITHMGEIEHPWNCPHGRPTMRHIASLNIISQD